In a genomic window of Diadema setosum chromosome 3, eeDiaSeto1, whole genome shotgun sequence:
- the LOC140226598 gene encoding uncharacterized protein, which produces MKDAHVVCRDLGYSSASASYDLAHFGQGSGPIWVDYAFCDGTENSLVYCLRTPWGCDYSYCTHSKDAGVRCEGDRSDNAVNESASSGLAYRINRFTYYNVRSELTFAPTAADNGGILQCHLIGSERSRTLEVQHRPADNIILIKIVDNEDGQEINGLRITCDVDPRDQPFPPVGIYEIAVNDVIESASSSPSLILESIPSECVEISCTGINDIGRTNATKIYCPRSNGHAPPASDILSIETQEINGEGNQVILVITCHISPEDQPAPHVHYYTIAVDNTTLSSSSNASALFRPRPHNKCINVTCSGTNGIGWTYTSLEYCLERGPIACLHRGALQKSSTTYALLFAALFMSVMTYVIVVMKRRKIIIL; this is translated from the exons ATGAAAGACGCGCACGTGGTGTGCAGAGATCTCGGCTACTCATCGGCCTCAGCTAGTTATGACTTAGCGCACTTTGGGCAGGGATCTGGACCAATCTGGGTTGACTATGCTTTCTGTGATGGAACGGAAAACTCTCTGGTTTATTGTCTTCGTACGCCATGGGGATGTGATTACTCATACTGTACTCACAGTAAAGACGCCGGAGTGAGGTGTGAAGGAGACC GAAGCGATAATGCTGTCAACGAGTCTGCTAGTTCTGGTCTCGCCTACCGTATCAATCGTTTTACATATTACAACGTTCGTAGCGAACTGACGTTCGCTCCGACCGCAGCTGACAATGGGGGCATACTTCAGTGTCATCTCATCGGCAGTGAACGGTCCCGAACCTTGGAAGTTCAGC ACCGTCCAGCAGACAATATCATCTTGATCAAGATCGTTGACAACGAGGACGGACAAGAAATTAATGGCCTCAGGATCACATGTGACGTCGACCCACGTGACCAACCATTTCCACCAGTGGGAATATACGAGATTGCAGTGAATGACGTCATCGAGTCAGCTTCGAGCTCCCCTTCCTTGATCCTTGAGTCCATTCCGAGTGAATGCGTTGAAATCTCCTGCACCGGTATCAACGACATCGGAAGGACGAACGCTACAAAGATTTACTGTCCAAGAAGCAACG GTCACGCGCCTCCAGCGAGTGACATCCTCTCCATCGAGACCCAGGAGATCAATGGAGAAGGAAACCAGGTCATTCTCGTTATCACGTGTCACATTAGTCCCGAGGACCAGCCCGCCCCACACGTTCACTATTACACCATCGCAGTCGACAACACCACGCTCTCCTCGTCCAGCAACGCCTCGGCTCTCTTCAGACCACGCCCACACAACAAGTGCATCAATGTCACGTGCTCGGGGACGAACGGGATTGGTTGGACCTACACCAGTCTCGAGTATTGCTTGGAGAGAG GTCCCATTGCTTGTCTACATCGCGGAGCTCTTCAGAAGTCGTCGACCACGTACGCCTTGCTCTTCGCAGCGTTGTTCATGTCGGTGATGACCtatgtaatcgtggtgatgaaaaggagaaaaattatCATCCTCTGA
- the LOC140246901 gene encoding heparan sulfate glucosamine 3-O-sulfotransferase 1-like, which translates to MLVKNEWLRAFAIGALVGGYMVLNIGRFLFHCSSTEFKGQYEYAPYSTASRGVAAVIVGANKNEENKTSKSANDFRNLSRTLPIDVRCPTDWKTNSSAAEKLECRKRLPDVIGIGVSKCGTEALSFFLDMHPYLVHSHKPKEVYFWNDNFNRGMDWYRDIMPVSSKYQLTMEKTPTYIRDKRVPLLIKSMLPSTTKFIVVVRDPVLRLVSSYVHNIVTGGKPLKRALNPAGFKKTFLSNKGDVKETNTALRHGLYDELLRAWLEVFPRDHFLVVDGYELETNPLPVLQEVESFLGLPRYFDESKIYFNKTKGFYCKHHDGEDVCMREGKGRPHPFVAEDVERKLKDFYHSHNLVFERMVRKNFTWA; encoded by the coding sequence ATGTTGGTGAAGAATGAATGGTTGAGGGCGTTTGCCATCGGAGCTCTTGTTGGTGGGTACATGGTTCTTAACATCGGACGATTCCTGTTTCATTGCTCCTCCACCGAATTCAAAGGACAATATGAGTACGCACCTTATAGCACAGCATCGAGAGGGGTGGCCGCTGTCATAGTAGGTGcaaataaaaacgaagaaaataaAACCTCAAAATCTGCAAATGATTTCAGAAATTTATCCAGAACTCTTCCCATTGACGTGAGGTGTCCCACAGACTGGAAAACAAATTCATCGGCAGCGGAGAAACTGGAATGTCGAAAACGATTACCAGATGTGATCGGAATCGGTGTATCGAAATGCGGGACGGAGGCGCTCTCCTTCTTTCTCGACATGCATCCGTATCTTGTGCACTCGCATAAACCGAAGGAAGTCTACTTTTGGAACGACAACTTTAATCGTGGCATGGATTGGTATCGCGATATTATGCCAGTTTCGTCGAAGTATCAGCTTACAATGGAAAAGACACCAACTTACATCCGTGACAAAAGGGTTCCACTGCTTATTAAGTCCATGCTGCCCTCTACGACTAAATTCATCGTAGTAGTTCGTGATCCCGTGTTACGGTTGGTATCGAGCTATGTTCACAATATTGTCACTGGAGGCAAGCCTCTAAAAAGGGCGCTAAACCCCGCTGGCTTCAAAAAGACCTTCCTCTCTAATAAAGGTGATGTTAAAGAGACTAATACGGCTCTCCGCCACGGGCTTTACGACGAGCTTTTGCGGGCATGGCTGGAGGTCTTTCCCCGTGATCATTTTCTCGTGGTCGATGGTTACGAACTGGAaacaaaccctctgcccgtccTTCAAGAGGTCGAATCCTTTCTCGGACTGCCGAGGTATTTCGACGAGTCGAAAATATACTTTAATAAAACCAAAGGCTTCTATTGCAAGCATCACGATGGTGAAGATGTCTGCATGCGTGAAGGTAAAGGGCGCCCTCATCCCTTCGTAGCTGAAGATGTTGAGCGAAAATTGAAGGACTTCTATCACTCACACAATCTCGTCTTTGAACGAATGGTTAGGAAAAATTTTACTTGGgcatag